A region of the Rhodospirillaceae bacterium genome:
TCGCTCTACCCGGACTACGACACATTTCGCAACCGCATTCAGGCGATCAACCCTGGTCTTGATGATGATTTTGACAAACTTGAAAAGACCCTGAAAAACAACTTTGACAGCCTTGGCCACAAAACCGAGGAAGGAACCTGCTTTGGCCAACCCATGCAGGTAAACTTGCTCGTTAAAACCGGCTAATCCCCCGTCGTTATCTCCTCTATTGTTCGGTCAACCAAATATGATACCTTTTTGAGGCGATCAGGGACGAAGAAGTCGGTTCTGTCCTGGGTGTTATGGCGTGTCTGAAACACGCTAACGGACTGGGTTAAATGAGCAAAAAGATAACTTTTGAAGTTCAGATCCTGCAAGGCGGGCGTTGGGAAACCCACGCCTCGTATCCGGGCGACCAACAGGGTCAGGCGATCCAGGACGCCAAGGCGCTGGAGAACATTTCCACCGTCACCAGCGTCAAGGTCATTCGCGAGGAAATTGACCCCGATAGCGGGGCGGCACAGGAAAACAACATCTTCGCCAGTTCCAACTTGCCCGATGACCAGCAACCGGTCGGCAAAATGGAAGCCAAGAAAGCCAAGGTAGCCGGTGGCGGGGGTGGGGCAAAAAAAGCCGCCCCTGCGGCAAAAAGATCGGCCAAAAAAGCAGCACCCAAGAAATCATCCGGGATGATGGCCGGGGCGGAAATTCCACAGCAAATTGAAAGCTTCAACCCCGACGATGAAAAGGAAGAAGCGACGTTTTCTATCTTTGGCTTGCTGATCAAGCTGTTGATGGCGTTGATGTTCAGCACCATCATCGCTTCCTTGATTTCCAGTCTGGTTGGTGTGTGGTTGCGTGAATCATCGTTCCGGGCCAATACCCAGTCCAATATTCTTTTCGGGCTGTTCATCGGCACCTTTGCCATTTCTTTGATTTCCATGGGTATGTCGCTTATTTCCAAGGCGAGATTGAAATCCGCCGGCAGGCCCAGGCCGGTCAGGGCGGCGGCCCCTGCCAAAGCCAGCACTGCCAAGCCGAAACCGGTTGATAGCAAGAAAGATCACTTACCCACCAGCTTCCGCGATGAGGCCGAAAAAACGGCGAAAGAAAGCAAGGAAGACGCTGATCCGGAAGAAGAAAAAAAGAAAGACCTGGAAGAAAAGAAAGAGGAAGAAAAGAAGGAAAAAGAGGAAAAGGCGACGCCTGAAGCAGACGCCGAAGCCGACGCCGAAGCCGACAGCGAAATCGGCGCCGAGGTCGGCGCCGGGATCAACGCGCCCTGGGTCAAAAAGCAACAAAAGTTTGTTATGGATTATCTGCTCGCTGCCATGGAGCAGGGCGGCGTCGACAAAACAAAACTCGACAATTTCAACAAGTTCGGGGTCAACCTGTTCATCGCCGGGGCCTGTGAAACCCTGTCCCAGGAACACAATCTGGACGGCAAGACCATGTCGATGGTGATCAGCAAGCCGGTCAGCTATATGGGCTTCAAGCAACGCGATGCCGAGGCCTTCGCCGACCGGATTCAAGGCTACCTGCTTGCCGATTCCAAATATATGCAAGCCTATCAGGCCGGTCGCAGCGCCATGAAGAGCCACCTGGAGGAAGACCCGGAAGCCTCTGAACAACTTCAAAAAGCGCTCGAAGAATGGAACAAGCCGAAAGAAAAGGCTGAATCCTCTGGGCCTGTCACCGTTCTGTTCACCGATATCGCCGGATCAACAAACATGACCCAGACCATGGGTGACGCCGTCGCCCAGCAAGTTGTGCGCGCCCATAACCGCATCGTCCGCGATGCCCTGGCGCAGTTCAACGGCACTGAAATCAAGCATACCGGTGACGGTATCATGGCGTCCTTCTCGACCACATCCAACGGCATTGACGCGGCAGCGGACATGCAAATGGGGACGCTCAAGCACAATGCCAACAACCCGGACCTTCCCCTGGGGTTGAAGATTGGCCTTAATGCCGGTGAGCCGATCGCCGAAGACAACGACCTGTTTGGCACCACCGTTCAGTTGGCGGCGCGTATTGTCGACAAGGCCCAGGCCGGGCAAATTTTCGTCTCTGCCACGGTCCACGGTATATGTGGAGGCAAAAATTACGCCTTCGTCACCCGCGGCCCCTTCGAGATGAAGGGCTTCGACGGTGGCCTGACCCTGCACGAACTGATATGGGACAAGGATGGCGTTATGCCCGAACCGGATCCCGTGCCTGTTCCTGAACCGGAGCCAGAGCCGGAGCCGGAGCCGGAGCCAGAGCCAGAGCCAGAGCCGAAACCGGAACCGGAACCGGAACCGGAACCCGAACAGACCCCGGAGCCGGAGCCCGTTGCCGAACCAGCCCCGGCGCCAGCGCCTGAACCTGAACCGGCTGCAGAGCCCGAAGACATCGAAACACCCGCCCCACAACCAGCCCCGGATGCTGAACCCGCTGCCGCGCCTGCACCTGAAGAGCCGCAACAAGCAGCCCCAGCTCCCGCAACCGCCAACGGCGACACGCTCGAGGCAGATGAAACCAAGGATCAGTGACCCCTCGTGTGATGGGACAAGGGCGCATGAAACGTTGGTATTCCCTGTTTTTACTTCTTCCCGCACTTGTCCTTGCGGGCAGCCATGCGGCTTTTGCGGCCCCCCGCTGCCCGCCTCCTGCGCAACCGGCTCGCGTTAACATCACGACCGCCCCGGCCAAGGTGGTTTATAAAACCGGCCACAGCCGCAGCGACCTTAAGCGTATGCAAAGGGCAAAGGGTAGACATCAGGGGGCCGGAAACTGGCGGGTTCTGGGTCTGACCCTGACCGAATTCAGGTACGCCATCAAGACTTCGGCGAGGCTCATCCCGATCAACGGCGGCGGTTATTGCGCGCAGCCGGTATCCTACGATCTGACCATCGGGTTTTCCGATTTTCTGGTCCATATCGACCGCCAATACCGGCGTGGCAGTTGTGAATTTGCCGCCATCCGCGACCATGAGATTTCTCATGTGACGCTTTTTCGCAGTAATCTTTCGCGTTACATGCCGATCATCAGGCGTCAGGCCAGGGAGGCGGCAGCCAGGGTCAGATCGGTGAGCGTGCGCGACCCGAACAGCGGCGCGGAACGCCTTCAGGACCAGATGCAGCGCCGCATGAACCCGCTGATCAGTAAACTCAACCGCGAGGCCGATAAATCCAACGCCCGCATCGATACACCGGGCAGCTATCGCAATGTCCACATGCTCTGCGATAATTGGTGATGGCAAAAACCCCGATCCAGATTACTGATGACCTGTTTCTCGACCCCGGTGAAATCGAAGAGACCTTCATTCGCGCCGGTGGCCCTGGCGGTCAGAACGTCAACAAGGTTTCCAGCGCCGTCCAGTTGCGCTTTGACGCCCGCCACAGCAAAGCACTGTCCAATGCGGTTTATTTGCGCCTGAAGTCTCTGGCCGGACGGCGGATGACATCCGAGGGCATCATCATCATCGAGGCGAAACAATTCCGCTCCCAGGAGCGCAACCGCGAAGACGCCCTGAACCGGCTGACCGCTTTGATCCGCGAAGCGGCAGAACCGCCAAAATACCGCCGCCCGACCAGGCCCAGCAAGAAAGCCAAAGCCAAACGGATGGATACCAAGAAACAGCGAGGACAAACAAAAAAAGACCGCGGGCGGGTTTCAAAATTTGACGAGTGATCTTGTTTAAGAACCTTAAATCAATTGAGCAATGGTCGGCTTGAGATTGGCAAAATTATCGATCACCCTGTCTGCGCCGGCTTGCATCAGGTCGGCTTCATGGTCATCCAGGCAATGATCGCCGCCGCTGAAACCGACCACCACCATGCCGGCCGCTTTGCCAGCCAGGACACCATTGCAGCTATCTTCCACGACAAGACAATTTTGCGGCTTCACATCCATGGCCTTCGCCGCATGTAGGAAGAGATCCGGTTCGGGCTTGCCCCTGCTCACCATATCGCCGGAAAACACCGCATCTGTAAAAAGGTCGGCAAGCCCGGTATGGCCCAGTTTCCAATGCAGACCTTCATTGCCTGTGCTGGAGGCGACACATCGGTTGATACCCAAGGAGAGAATGGTTTCCCGGACACCTGAAATCACGCTCAGACCGGTTTCAAATTGTTCCCTGATATAGTCATTCAGGGCCTCAAAAAAGTCCTCCGCAAGCGGTTCGCCAAGGCGCTTCTCGGCTTCGGCGGCCAGTTTCAGCTGCCAGGCGTCGTACGGCATGCCGGTGAAGTCTTTCATATATTGCCGACGCTCATACGCCAGTCCCGCATTTTTGAGGAATTTCAGTTCCGCCGGAATTAAGATTGCCTCGCTGTTTACCAGCACCCCGTCACAGTCAAAAATCACCAGTTTCATAGAAGACCATACCTTGTTGCCGGGAACATGAGCCTGTTTGAATTGACCATAGAAAGGTCTTATCGACCAATCACGATTTATTACGGATCGATGATCATATTCGCCAGAACCACACTGGTTTTTACAGCCTTTTTCATGTACAATAATCTATTGGAGAATGTCCCTCTTTCAAGCGGCGGGGATGGTCTTCCAATCCACGATCTCCGCCCGGAACCATAAGGAGACGGATCATGGGTATGGCCATCACACTTAAACAATATCTCAACGACTGTCAGGTCAGTTTTGAAGAGATCGAGCATCCCTATCAGGCGACATCCATCAGCACCGCTAACAGCGCCCGCGTCGCCAGCGAGCTTCTGGCCAAAGGCGTCCTGTTGTATGACGAGGAAGCCTACGTCATGGCCGTCCTGCCAAGCGATCACATGATTGACCTGGACAAGATGAATAGCTGCTTCGACCGGCGTTTCAAAATGGCCGATGAAAAGGAAATAGAAGCCCTGTTCGAGGATTGCGATCCCGGCGCGGTTCCCCCCATCGGCGCTGCATACGGCATGAAAGTGATGTGGGATGACAGCCTGTCAGGGAAACCGGATATCTATTTTGAAGGCGGCGATCACCGCACCCTTATCCATATCTCGGGCGATGATTTCAGCAAACTGATGACCGGCGCCAAACACGCGGGTTTCAGCACCCACGTTTAATCCTGTGACGGATGCGTCGATGAGAACCCTTCGAGGGCGTTCATGCGCCCGACAAGCGCCCCAAGGCGCGGGAATTTCGCCTCGTCGATGAGGTCCGGCAGGACGATGTTGATGAATTCGTAAGTCACCGCGGTGGTGATGTCGACTTGGCTCATTTCAGGCCCGGCCAGCCAGCCGCCGTCTTCGGGGGCCGCTGCTTCGAGCGCGCTTAATCCCGCCAATGCCTGCCCGGTGGCAGCGTCGAACCACTGATCCCAGAACTTGTCTTCGGGACGGCGGTTCTTCTCGTAGTGGGCGACAACGCCCTTTTCAGCTGCCCCGACAGCCAGCGACAAGAGCCTGAGTGCTTTGCGGCGTTCAGGCCCCGCAGCCGGAAGCAAGGCCCGCTCAGGGCCCACCAATTCGTCGAGATACTCAAGAATGGCGATACTGTCGATCAGCACTTCGCCATCATCAAGAACCAGCGCCGGGACCCGCCTGAGCGGGTTGAGTTCACCAATGGCCTGCACGTCGGTGGCGGTGCTCAACGCTTTGCGCTGACATTCAAAACCAAGCACGTTAAGGCTCACCAGTGTTCGCCTGACAAACGGCGACAACAATCGACCGATAAGTATCACGTCTTGTATTCCTTTCTTCTAGGCCTTGATCCGTTCACTTTTGGGATCATAGAACGGTTTTAGCGAGGCCGTTGCCGGGAAACGCTGGCAAGAGACTTCGATTTCATAGCTTCCGGCGTTAACGTAATCCGCATCGACACCGTCATCACATTCCACATACCCCATGCCGAGGGATTTACCGAGCGCATGGCCGAACATGCCTGATGTGATGTAACCGACGATTTCGTTGTTGCGCCAGATCGGTTCGTTGTGAAACATCAGTGGTTCCGGATCATCAAGGGCGAACTGGACAAGCCGTTTCTTGACACCATTCTTGCGTTGCTCTTCGAGCGCATCCTTGCCGATAAAGCCGCCCGGCTTGTCCCAGGCGACGGCGAAGCCAAGGCCCGCTTCAACGGGGGTGTCTTCACCGGCAATGTCATGGCCCCAGTGGCGGTAGGCTTTTTCGGTGCGCAGGGAATTCATGGCGTGCATCCCTACGTGTTGCAGCCCATAATCTTCCCCCGCCGCGACGATCAAGTCGTATACGCCGGTGGCGAATTCTGTCGGGATATAAAGCTCCCAACCCAGCTCACCAACATAGGTAATGCGCGAGGCCCGGACCATGGCGTAACCAAGCTCAATCTGCTGACTGGTGGCGAACGGGAAGGCCTCATTGGACAGGTCCGCCGGGGTCAGGGTTTGCAAAAGCTCGCGGGATTTCGGCCCCATGACGCTGACCATGGCCATACCGGAGCCAACATCGGTCAGGACGGCGTGAGCACCTGTCGGGATATTCTTCTTCAACCAGTTGAAATCCTTAGCTGCCGACGAGAAAGCGGTGACGACCATATAGCAGTCTTCGGCGGTCCTGGTGACGGTCAGATCGGCCTCGATGCCACCCTGTTCATTAAGCCACTGGGTGTAGACGATCTTGCCCACGGGCACCGACATATTATTGGCGGCAACCTTGTTGATAACCGCCTCGGCGTCGCGCCCCTGCAGCAGGAATTTTGCAAACGAGGTTTGGTCCAGCAAGCCGACGTTTTCACGGATGGCCATGTGTTCCTTGCCTGAATGGGGGAACCAGTTTTGCCGCCCGTATGAATATTCATAAACGGGCTCGACCCCTTCGGGTGCGAACCAGTTTGCCCGCTCCCAGCCAC
Encoded here:
- the arfB gene encoding aminoacyl-tRNA hydrolase; translation: MAKTPIQITDDLFLDPGEIEETFIRAGGPGGQNVNKVSSAVQLRFDARHSKALSNAVYLRLKSLAGRRMTSEGIIIIEAKQFRSQERNREDALNRLTALIREAAEPPKYRRPTRPSKKAKAKRMDTKKQRGQTKKDRGRVSKFDE
- a CDS encoding YbaK/EbsC family protein, which codes for MGMAITLKQYLNDCQVSFEEIEHPYQATSISTANSARVASELLAKGVLLYDEEAYVMAVLPSDHMIDLDKMNSCFDRRFKMADEKEIEALFEDCDPGAVPPIGAAYGMKVMWDDSLSGKPDIYFEGGDHRTLIHISGDDFSKLMTGAKHAGFSTHV
- a CDS encoding glutathione S-transferase family protein, coding for MILIGRLLSPFVRRTLVSLNVLGFECQRKALSTATDVQAIGELNPLRRVPALVLDDGEVLIDSIAILEYLDELVGPERALLPAAGPERRKALRLLSLAVGAAEKGVVAHYEKNRRPEDKFWDQWFDAATGQALAGLSALEAAAPEDGGWLAGPEMSQVDITTAVTYEFINIVLPDLIDEAKFPRLGALVGRMNALEGFSSTHPSQD
- a CDS encoding adenylate/guanylate cyclase domain-containing protein — translated: MSKKITFEVQILQGGRWETHASYPGDQQGQAIQDAKALENISTVTSVKVIREEIDPDSGAAQENNIFASSNLPDDQQPVGKMEAKKAKVAGGGGGAKKAAPAAKRSAKKAAPKKSSGMMAGAEIPQQIESFNPDDEKEEATFSIFGLLIKLLMALMFSTIIASLISSLVGVWLRESSFRANTQSNILFGLFIGTFAISLISMGMSLISKARLKSAGRPRPVRAAAPAKASTAKPKPVDSKKDHLPTSFRDEAEKTAKESKEDADPEEEKKKDLEEKKEEEKKEKEEKATPEADAEADAEADSEIGAEVGAGINAPWVKKQQKFVMDYLLAAMEQGGVDKTKLDNFNKFGVNLFIAGACETLSQEHNLDGKTMSMVISKPVSYMGFKQRDAEAFADRIQGYLLADSKYMQAYQAGRSAMKSHLEEDPEASEQLQKALEEWNKPKEKAESSGPVTVLFTDIAGSTNMTQTMGDAVAQQVVRAHNRIVRDALAQFNGTEIKHTGDGIMASFSTTSNGIDAAADMQMGTLKHNANNPDLPLGLKIGLNAGEPIAEDNDLFGTTVQLAARIVDKAQAGQIFVSATVHGICGGKNYAFVTRGPFEMKGFDGGLTLHELIWDKDGVMPEPDPVPVPEPEPEPEPEPEPEPEPEPKPEPEPEPEPEQTPEPEPVAEPAPAPAPEPEPAAEPEDIETPAPQPAPDAEPAAAPAPEEPQQAAPAPATANGDTLEADETKDQ
- a CDS encoding HAD family phosphatase, translated to MKLVIFDCDGVLVNSEAILIPAELKFLKNAGLAYERRQYMKDFTGMPYDAWQLKLAAEAEKRLGEPLAEDFFEALNDYIREQFETGLSVISGVRETILSLGINRCVASSTGNEGLHWKLGHTGLADLFTDAVFSGDMVSRGKPEPDLFLHAAKAMDVKPQNCLVVEDSCNGVLAGKAAGMVVVGFSGGDHCLDDHEADLMQAGADRVIDNFANLKPTIAQLI